In one Culex quinquefasciatus strain JHB chromosome 2, VPISU_Cqui_1.0_pri_paternal, whole genome shotgun sequence genomic region, the following are encoded:
- the LOC6048679 gene encoding N-acetyltransferase eco, which produces MRRQVSFEPGATSAVSVASDPETPEGRRITRSKHVPTPKMSGRKKSLFGGGAVGESTNDEDADLGPMSPLKFSKSPKGRCRGPMKAINITTFRNILGNASPESDRSLSPDYERRFCHSERYEILPASYDKENSHLTDEDTRHSFPSGTPRMRTPAESALLDETNSNSLSILMSSDLNLVDKKNLVLKTPGLTSTGQKREPKLSFRKLSFPGGNSASTPTDENAPPEVSASSERKARTSLSFGDIRPISTKSFYSSAVELSSKPVPKPVPPPPPSRSRPPRKRPSAKNRGNSIRLGSLNRGVFHKIKKPTAAKPKNTTVKKLSTSQILETTTSSLLNKSLDLKPGSKSTPSSPHDRQTQQQLARIQQILRNAKNPIEQARPLSLSRSMSNLTELIGDRESDQSEQEAEPEPEEDDDAKSEGGGGGGGGRKFFKSSSNRRIKREYKVTDKVSATVGKGGKISLNRSGGKEQKKRKFKSMFEEEIDFESEQHEVDDLISHFECEQLEVDDLISKLTDHQQRSSPIECNPPQSELLPPVEPEPVTLTFDGLLHSEISNDEPIPVQSNVIFVDRLSPLMTSSASESNDGYHPAPMAQVSVSVPDKLFPIFHKDHQRTVAQAEASKQQIYGGLFDRKRQRRLRTWRPIGSDQYQIDAGQKEYGAQQCAECGLMYTVHEPEEELIHENYHNSLHVLKFGGWSNEISVAQVPEWDVSGRVLAVTLTDGRHQLQKVQEVLAVVDRELGYVEPCQLTAGSIVYLAVARSVILGVCVAQPLQQANRLLTIEGLQGSIDCCTMETYPARCGISRIWVSPIYRGNGIARTLLSVTRSHFVFGYHMSYDEVAFSAPTEAGKRLAESVTGRKDFLIYM; this is translated from the exons ATGCGGAGGCAGGTGAGCTTCGAACCGGGCGCGACTTCGGCGGTTAGCGTGGCAAGCGATCCGGAAACCCCGGAAGGTCGTCGGATCACGCGGTCCAAGCATGTCCCCACACCGAAAATGTCCGGCAGAAAGAAGTCACTGTTTGGGGGTGGAGCTGTGGGGGAAAGCACGAACGACGAGGACGCCGATTTGGGCCCGATGAGTCCGCTCAAGTTTAGCAAGAGTCCGAAGGGTCGGTGCCGGGGACCGATGAAGG CAATTAACATCACTACCTTCCGGAACATCCTTGGGAACGCCTCCCCGGAGAGTGACCGTTCGCTTTCTCCGGATTACGAGCGTCGATTCTGCCACTCCGAGCGGTACGAAATCCTACCCGCGTCCTACGACAAGGAGAACAGCCACCTGACGGATGAGGACACGCGCCATTCGTTTCCCAGCGGAACGCCTCGCATGCGAACCCCGGCCGAAAGTGCCTTGTTGGATGAGACCAACTCAAACAGCTTGTCCATTCTGATGAGTTCTGACCTGAATCTGGTCGACAAGAAGAACCTTGTCCTAAAAACACCTGGGCTAACCAGCACCGGTCAGAAGCGCGAACCGAAACTTTCCTTCCGCAAACTCAGTTTTCCCGGCGGCAACTCGGCCTCAACTCCAACCGACGAAAACGCCCCGCCGGAAGTGAGCGCCAGCAGCGAACGCAAGGCACGAACTTCGCTCTCCTTCGGCGATATCCGACCAATCTCAACCAAGTCCTTTTACTCGTCGGCTGTTGAACTCAGCTCCAAACCGGTCCCAAAACCCGTCCCACCACCTCCCCCCTCAAGAAGTCGTCCCCCTCGCAAGCGTCCTTCCGCCAAAAACCGTGGCAATTCCATCCGGCTGGGCAGTCTCAACCGGGGCGTCTTCCACAAGATCAAGAAACCAACCGCGGCCAAACCCAAAAACACCACCGTCAAAAAGCTCTCCACCAGCCAAATCCTCGAAACAACAACCTCTTCCCTCCTCAACAAATCCCTCGACCTCAAACCGGGCAGCAAATCGACTCCGTCGAGTCCGCACGACCGACAAACGCAGCAGCAGCTGGCCCGCATCCAGCAGATTCTGCGCAACGCCAAGAATCCGATCGAACAGGCTCGGCCGCTGTCGCTGTCGCGATCGATGTCCAACCTAACCGAGCTGATCGGAGACCGCGAGTCGGATCAGAGCGAACAGGAAGCGGAACCGGAGCCAGAGGAAGATGACGATGCCAAGTCGGAAGGGGGTGGCGGCGGTGGAGGGGGGAGGAAGTTTTTCAAGTCGAGTTCGAATCGGCGGATCAAGCGCGAGTACAAGGTCACGGATAAGGTGTCGGCGACGGTGGGGAAGGGCGGGAAGATTTCGCTGAACAGGAGCGGCGGGAAGGAGCAAAAGAAGCGGAAGTTCAAGTCAATGTTTGAGGAGG aaatcgACTTCGAGTCGGAGCAGCACGAAGTGGACGACCTCATCAGCCATTTCGAGTGCGAACAGCTCGAGGTGGACGACCTCATTAGCAAGCTAACCGATCACCAGCAACGGTCCAGCCCCATCGAATGCAATCCTCCACAGTCTGAGTTGCTGCCACCGGTCGAACCGGAACCGGTGACGCTCACCTTCGACGGGTTGCTGCACTCGGAAATCAGCAACGACGAACCGATTCCGGTGCAGTCGAACGTCATCTTCGTTGACCGACTGTCGCCGCTGATGACTTCTTCCGCGTCGGAGTCCAACGACGGTTATCATCCGGCGCCGATGGCGCAGGTTTCTGTTTCTGTTCCAGACAAATTGTTCCCGATCTTTCACAAGGATCATCAGCGCACGGTAGCGCAAGCGGAAGCTTCGAAACAGCAGATATACGGCGGGTTGTTTGACCGGAAGCGACAGCGTCGACTGCGAACGTGGCGTCCGATTGGTTCCGACCAGTACCAGATCGATGCCGGCCAGAAGGAGTACGGTGCGCAGCAGTGCGCCGAGTGTGGCCTCATGTACACGGTGCACGAACCGGAGGAGGAGTTGATTCACGAGAACTATCACAACTCGTTGCATGTGCTTAAGTTTGGGGGTTGGAGCAATGAAATCTCGGTGGCGCAGGTTCCCGAGTGGGACGTCAGCGGTCGGGTGTTGGCCGTTACGTTGACCGACGGGCGGCACCAGCTGCAGAAGGTGCAGGAGGTGCTGGCCGTCGTGGATCGCGAGCTGGGCTACGTGGAACCGTGCCAGCTGACGGCGGGGTCGATCGTGTATTTGGCGGTGGCGCGATCGGTCATTTTGGGCGTTTGCGTGGCGCAGCCGTTGCAACAGGCCAACCGGTTGCTCACGATCGAGGGTCTTCAGGGATCGATCGATTGCTGCACAATGGAGACTTATCCGGCGAG ATGCGGAATCTCCCGGATATGGGTTTCTCCCATATATCGAGGCAACGGAATCGCTCGAACCCTCCTCTCCGTCACGCGATCCCACTTTGTCTTTGGCTATCACATGAGCTACGACGAGGTGGCCTTCAGCGCACCGACGGAAGCGGGCAAGCGGCTGGCGGAGAGCGTCACCGGGCGTAAGGACTTCCTCATTTACATGTGA
- the LOC6048678 gene encoding BLOC-1-related complex subunit 7 translates to MASASSSSAKNLFSDSKRRLAERVAVNVNNASSVARQIVRGSKSNEILMQAAKNFAYHESTVDNSIQNLRKMDIIFQHLNYQYEAIQQAAEKLEYVEEQVGAMER, encoded by the coding sequence atgGCCTCCGCCTCCAGCAGCAGCGCGAAGAACCTGTTCAGCGACTCCAAGCGCCGTCTGGCGGAACGGGTTGCCGTGAATGTGAACAATGCCTCGTCGGTGGCTCGCCAAATCGTGCGGGGCTCCAAGTCGAACGAAATCCTGATGCAGGCAGCGAAAAACTTCGCCTATCACGAGAGCACGGTGGACAACAGCATTCAAAATTTGCGCAAAATGGACATCATTTTCCAGCATCTGAACTATCAGTACGAGGCAATCCAGCAGGCGGCGGAAAAGCTGGAATATGTGGAGGAACAGGTTGGGGCGATGGAAAGATGA